Proteins encoded by one window of Gordonia jinghuaiqii:
- a CDS encoding type VII secretion target has translation MSTPSVAPPPDRATPHRLSVEPVAMQHFSDAHRSGGQLLGGQLLGGTAHADQAALIDLGITFGMIGAEFLAAVVEFLEIHRRCLDTAAAAQQQLAVRADDAATLYAATDRTAAERELTL, from the coding sequence ATGTCCACCCCGTCCGTCGCACCGCCACCCGATCGTGCGACACCGCACCGACTCTCCGTCGAACCGGTTGCCATGCAGCATTTCTCCGACGCGCACCGGTCGGGCGGTCAACTCCTCGGCGGTCAACTCCTCGGCGGGACCGCCCACGCCGACCAGGCCGCCCTCATCGACCTCGGGATCACGTTCGGGATGATCGGCGCCGAGTTCCTCGCCGCCGTCGTCGAGTTCCTCGAGATCCACCGCCGATGCCTCGACACCGCGGCGGCGGCGCAGCAGCAGCTCGCGGTGCGCGCCGACGACGCCGCCACCCTCTACGCCGCCACCGACCGGACGGCCGCCGAACGGGAACTCACCCTGTGA
- the upp gene encoding uracil phosphoribosyltransferase, with product MDCLIVDHPLAAARLTTMRDEKTGNAGFRAALSDLTQMLIYEALADAPSVEVTINTPMRAHTGSRLATPPLLVPVLRAGLGMVEQAHAMVPEAHVGFVGIARDEETAQPVPYLESLPEDLSGLPVFVLDPMLATGGSMLHTIELLVARNATDITAVCVVAAPEGVAALEKSGHPCRLVVAAVDEGLDEVNYIVPGLGDAGDRQFGPR from the coding sequence ATGGATTGCCTGATCGTCGATCACCCCCTCGCAGCCGCGCGCCTGACCACCATGCGCGACGAGAAGACCGGCAACGCCGGGTTTCGTGCCGCATTGTCGGATCTCACCCAGATGCTGATCTACGAGGCGCTGGCCGACGCCCCGAGCGTCGAGGTGACGATCAACACGCCGATGAGGGCACACACCGGGTCGCGCCTGGCCACACCGCCCCTGCTCGTGCCGGTGCTGCGTGCGGGACTCGGGATGGTCGAGCAGGCGCATGCGATGGTCCCCGAGGCGCACGTCGGGTTCGTGGGGATCGCCCGCGACGAGGAGACGGCACAGCCGGTGCCGTATCTGGAATCGCTTCCCGAGGATCTGTCAGGACTGCCTGTCTTCGTTCTCGACCCGATGCTCGCGACCGGTGGTTCGATGTTGCACACCATCGAGCTGCTGGTGGCGCGCAACGCGACCGACATCACCGCCGTGTGCGTCGTCGCCGCTCCTGAAGGTGTTGCGGCACTGGAGAAGTCGGGTCACCCGTGTCGCCTCGTGGTGGCCGCGGTCGACGAGGGGCTCGACGAGGTCAACTACATCGTGCCGGGTCTCGGCGATGCCGGGGACAGGCAGTTCGGGCCGCGCTAG